The DNA segment AACCGAGGGAGACCCATATTAATCCATAAGAAGACACGATAAAAGGTTGCAAAAAGATACAAAAATTCTCACTTGGGCACTAATAGAAAAGGATGAAAAGGAGCTTCTTttatggaaaacaaaaaaaatctcaacGAACCCTTCTGCTCCTGCCATAGAGTTGATCCAatcctccttctccttcttggagtCGGCGATGAAGTACATCTTGTTGGAGCGCATGGAGAGCTCGAAGGCGTTGGGCTTGTTGAGGATGTCTTTGGCGCCTTTGACGGTGAGGTACGTGACGACGGGGACCACACCGCGTGGACGAGATGCACGCGTGACGGCGGAGTCCTTGAACCAGAAGAGCTTGCCTTGCTTGAGGACAAACCAGCGATGGTGCCAAGTCTTGATGTACTCGCCCTGCTTGGTGAGCCAGCCGCCGGTCCGCTCGGGGTTCGACCAGAACTCGACGCTGTCGTAGTCGGTGGCGTTGTCCGTCATGCCGATTGTCACGCACCACAGGCTTGCCATCGGAGCTCGAAGATGAGAAgacatagagagagagagagagagagagagacatatGTACTTCATTGTTTCTTCTCTCTGCTCTCTATGACGGTAATGAGAATGGAAGAGTCAGTGTAGAAGAAAAAGTAAGATGTAGGATTGTCTAAGCTAACCCAATTATAACGTGCCACGCCAGCATAGAGAGTGGAAAtacatatgttttcaaagacaattttttaaaaccgtTGTCATAAAGCATTTTTTAAGCCAGTTTTAAGGTACTCGTTTTTAAAAAGctataattatttacaaaaatgtcatcaCTTTACTTACTACATCGATTTTTGTATAACCAACGTAAAAATAGTTTCGTAGAAGACCTTTTTTCTAATAGTGGAGGTTCTTTGAGAGAATATTTCGAGGGCTACAACCATGGGGAAAGCTATTCTCACTGGGTAGTGTAAGTTTGTCAATTTGTGTAGGAATAAATTTgaactcattttttcttttattttttccccaaaattaaactaaaatgaaGTAGACTGAATTTTCATGTGATGGCTAGTTACTATCTTCAATAATCATCAGTgccttttctttattctttctctttcccTTTTAAATCACCGTGAGCTTGATATCTTAAAATCATATATGAAAAAGTAAACCAACGTCAATAGAAGCTGCAAAGTCTAGGCACAGAAAAGATATGCCTATGGACCTGACAAAGTGCTTTACGGTTTATATTATccataaaatttcatttaaaactagtaatattactatatttttttgttagaagttgatatattttacaaaattcattTGTTGCTTAATTTGTACTGATTTaacatgaaatttttatttaaaaataatatgaaatttttatacattgttgtacatgaaatatgaaatttcatggtttaaaaaatataaagaaaataataatttttaataataatattttcattatttttagttttattttttaaaaaataagatgtttTAAGATAGTTatctgaaaaattattttaaaaagatatcctttactaagacgattttttatgAAACCGTTATTAAAAGTCATAATTTTTTACTACATAATAATTTCTCCTATGCTGCCCTCAAGATaatgtatattaatataatatatatggtCCAGTCATTGATACAAAGAAcgaaatattcataaaaaaatgaaaggaattaatttgaatataattagcaattcaaaattgaagaaaaaagttcgatataaaaataaaattcaattttaaatattttgattatataaGTCGTTTAGATTCATACAGAAAAGATCGacagaaatttgaaattgacgAATTaagagtatttaaaattaaaaaataactattaagaAACAATGACAATGAAATCATTGTCTTAAGGGAAaaactttaataattatatattcaacgaaaaaaatagtaatttaatttattatttaattaataacatactattctaattttaaatacttttgaaaattaaattgtttataaaCAATATTTGTCATATGAAGATATAGTGAGATTTGCAAGCAACagtgtaaagaaagaaaagtgaaTCCTAAATATAcctttaactatatatatatatatatatagaaaatgcATTCAAAGATTATCCATGTGATTAATTctatatgaaaagaaaatcaacacCTCTTGAAAGTATTTAATTTAGCACACATGATCACTTATAAGATCAGCCCACAAAGATGACTACATCGAGTATGTATTTCAAGAGGAAGCAATTTCAATGATGTAAAAACAAAATGCATTAGAGTTTACGAGTACATTTCGCATTAAGACAATTATCGAATGTTTCCTTGCTCTTCTCCAGTAGTTGAATTGGATCAACATTCCTCAAATCTGGGGCGCGAATCAAAGCCTTCACCATATCATCATGGCATGGTTTACCCATTTTCACAAGCTCTTTACAACAATGTCTAGTGATGTTCTTGTCATGTATTAGCTTTTGATACACTTGTTCACCACAATAGCCTAATTGTTCTGCGCACTTAGACAAAATTTCGAGGCTTGGAGGTTTCGTAAGTAGATCACACTTGttaaaaattttatcatttttggaCATAATTTCAGTCTGGTTTACATTTTTAAGCTGTTGACtggatttaagaaaatattgagTGAGTCTGGTGTGACATTGATAACCCGTTTGAATAAGTTTATAACAACAATTTGTAGAAACTATAGGCTCCTCAAAAGGCAACAACACTTTgccaaggatttcttttccGCATTGTGGTCCGATATGTTTTGCACATTCGGTCAATGGCTCTTCCTTGGTAGCTGAGATTGTAACTATTATGGTAGCCATAAAGAAAACCACCAAAATAAGATAATTTCTAAGCCTTGCCATGAGACTTGAGAAAAATGTACCAAATTAGAGATGTTTATTAGTTCGATGCATTTGTTCTGCTTGGTGTTTGTTTAAATAGTGCGAGCTTTATtatgtcaaaaataaaaataaataaattgtgtgaACATAAATGAAACTCCTTACGGGATTTCCATAACTGAGATTACATTAATTATGATTGTTGTAGAAACATAACATTTAAAAACATATACACGTACGTTGCAATTTGTTACCGTTTGCGGGTGGCATGAGCTTAAGTTTAAAGATTCTAGAATCTAAACTGTTTAACATTTATCTTACAATATATTTTGTCCATTCCATTATAATCAtcgtgtaaaagaaaaaaaataatctcaaaataataatcattttaatttctcaatataacattaattacttttttctaCTTATaccttttataatattaattataaacaacaaagtctataaatgaattaatgatgatacaatattaattttataaaactattaccctctttaatctatttattaatttttcttaatctgtgtaaaataacataaaatgataattattttgggATAAATTAAGTaacttttacaataaaataattaagaacatGTTTCGAATGAGTTTAATATCTATACATTAattgtgtaaaataattttatttcgtcATTCAATCATAGATCATTATTtgaattaagataattattttaaaagttaataaacttattatatataatagattgTGATTGGATGACTTTGTTAGTATATAACCCTTTTTCTCTTCATTAATTGGACAACTTTAGAATATTGTGTTCAATTCattaataatttgaattataatcaaatattaatGGATCATTTGGCTACATAGGCCAACTTAAATAATTGTTAAGTCTCAAATTTGAAACATGTGTTTTTGGTCTCTTAACAaacttaaaattgatatttttaatttctataatttaagaaaagacCCTTTTATATTGCTAATGAATTACAATTCACGTATGTTACAACTCACTTTAATTTTGtattcttattaattaatattatcacatgtatgtttttctttaaagtattaattttgcttgtatttggataatttttttttaaaattacaagaattaaaaagattaattttaaaattgaagcaCCGTACCAAAGCAAAATTATCTCAAATTTAAGGGTTAAAACCATATTTAAGACAATTTAAAAACAATGAGTTCGTAATTTAATTATAgcttctaaaaaattaattgccaACGAATGCATAGATTAATTAGCACAAGGTTTTCCAGACCACTGATCTTGAGTTTTAGTCTTTGGTATGTACCTACGTTTAATACTCCAAGTTAAGAAGAATATTATCACCCATAGTAGTCCTACACAACTTGAATAAGAGTGCTTCTCatgtaaaacaaaacaaaaatagtaaatatctttttttgtttgtttatatattattgttttttttttcatactagCTATGTacaatattaaattaactaatataatttttttctccaaagTTAATTCCATTAATACTATCATTTTATCTGGCCAAAAAATTACCAGGAAAAGTTAGTTAGGATATTTAGGgtaaccattttaattattggttAAGAATATCTATAGGCTTTATTGAAAACTAATCTTTGTAAAGAAATTTTTAATGGGGCATTTCCTTCCAACTAAATAGACTCGAATATGACATCATACTTAATGAATTCAAGTGTAATTCTACTTAAACCAACCATATGTTGatagttaattaattaggatTAACTGCTCAATAttgtaaaaaacattaaaaaaatatattaattaaataatttatagataTATTAGAATATCAAAATGTAAGAAAAGTGTTTAGTAacataaaaagataattaaaatatattaacaatataaaatatttttatatgttatccAATATTTGTGGTAAGTTTATTGatttatgtaataattattttaaaatttataattaaggttatttttaattagtttgcaatataacttttaatagCCACAAGTATAGATTTTTGCAATAATTGTATTGCATTGATGAATTTCATGGCATGTCTCATTAAAACCAACCTCAGCAAAAATCTTTTTACgcttttataaagataaaaaatcaagTTTGGAAAAAGAGTACagcatcaaataataaaatttaaggacAACTAAGTTGCATGTTCTAGAATGACTTTTCCTAATAACTCTTCAACCTTGTAAGCCCCATTCTTAACATTTTGCCGAATTCTATATGGTTCGTTCCAGTTTGGTGCCAAATTTTCTTCTCGTGTATTTTCTGCCTTCACCTTGCACTCTCCATACCAAGTGTCTCTCAGAATTCTGTTGGGTTCACTTTCAAATTAATTCTTCAGGTAATCCTTTGTTTGCATGCTCAATCGTGACAACAACTCGATCTCTAATCTCTTCAACGAAATCATCAAGTTCGATTTTCATGGAGTCACTATTGTCAACTTAATTCAACCAAGTTTTGCCGATGAAAGGATGGTTCTCCCACTCGCATAGGAATCATGGCATCAACTCCATTAGTCATCCAAAAGGGAGTTTCTTTGGTTGATGATTGTTGTGTACAATAATATGCCTATAACACATCGATTAAGTCTTCATCCATGCCCCTTTGGACGCGTTGAGCCATTTATTTAGTTCGCTAAGAATTACCTTGTTAGCATATTCAACATGCTCGTTTGTTTGAGGGTGTTTGGTCGACGTTACCC comes from the Glycine soja cultivar W05 chromosome 6, ASM419377v2, whole genome shotgun sequence genome and includes:
- the LOC114416191 gene encoding pleckstrin homology domain-containing protein 1-like yields the protein MSSHLRAPMASLWCVTIGMTDNATDYDSVEFWSNPERTGGWLTKQGEYIKTWHHRWFVLKQGKLFWFKDSAVTRASRPRGVVPVVTYLTVKGAKDILNKPNAFELSMRSNKMYFIADSKKEKEDWINSMAGAEGFVEIFFVFHKRSSFSSFSISAQVRIFVSFCNLLSCLLMD